One Coccinella septempunctata chromosome 8, icCocSept1.1, whole genome shotgun sequence genomic window carries:
- the LOC123319526 gene encoding serine/threonine-protein kinase 10 isoform X1 translates to MSFFNNIKKVLHIGGNDAKKKKVYNNVRMDCDPEEFWEMIGELGDGAYGKVYKAQQKQSGQLAAAKMCRLEGDDDLSDFMIEIDILTECIHPNIVQLHEAFLKEQQLWLLIEYCDGGAIDSIMTELEKPLNEKQIAYVCQNMCEGLQFLHKSHIIHRDLKAGNVLLTMAGGVKIADFGVSAKNKSTLQKHDTFIGTPYWMAPEVVMCETFRDNPYDYKVDIWSMGITLIEFAQMEPPNHEMSPMRVLLKIQKSDPPKLKYPTNWSKDFNDFVAKALIKDPQKRPTCEDLLKHPFINCRLDAKPIKDLLLEYKAEVVEEEVTDDDPDDNRASQLPLVLEDDASVRLRADSINQKVPEVRSVEPIPTGDKPAKPASEASSAEAIQPAPEKKQVKKDEEPRRLSRDKGPAPLPPLPKESPQEPKAEKESAPPPPPPPPIVIPALPTPPSSPMTPPPTPPNEALPQQPLPGAAPAAERIEEQAQPQPPDQLEIEDVANIPLPPSLSGDKIDATVGGSPKGDFQRRPSSDSAKVRKADTVTVNSTASSVKSFEVVSPSEKSRMNTSTITINSDPPDLSNSLASNISQITVVTTHPPVIIDNTQCISRTSTSPSNNSVSEVVIVANETNKTHIESSSDDECFPSLDSLEYPPPSEFRDNGAISRAKKLDESEVLIVDSSYLINDSGLDVSEDNSRLLDTSHVSVVKIDEKEVQVKDSKSYMEAKDGFQGSTSDLSNTSSGKTNSTKSDYSDEIRSTSIILDGSPSTPTSTHKLNGQVVRSASQDEVRKKNSLNGKLYHQDTYEIALSDKSHSDSGSLRSNDSHRRPISGASKSIEQSDIESVSIASHESKESNNKDGATEGEDGEEGLVVLRKRTPKTKESTLSNFNRKTRKRTRKFVIDGVVITTTTSKVIYGDEETYNFSNPLTDRKQELRELKYLQKQEQKQFQDLALKENQAIEAQDKKFEQERLSLEKQYEAELENLSRQQRIQIEKAEAQQDTDLRNASKKIRADQERELKQFRDGLKQELKLLKAEIEMLPKESRKMEFKIRKEKIDAEHAEREKLFLEKLHESHESSLRRLSDSHRERIALTERQFLQQKQQLIRSQEAALWEIEEKQIHEKHQLMKRQIKEIFILQRHQMLTRHEKEKEQIKRRAARKEEELLKKQATERRSLPKRIRNEMKARELMFRESMRISVSNADPEVEKNKFKEFQEKEKKRYQAEQQRFELKHARQLEELRAMSDATIKELEQLQNEKRKMLLEHETQKLKQREEAFSKELREWKAQLKPRKLKVEEAVLREVDKCKYTMFLPRIYLSDMLGASDSSTDNLPPCSAPSTPSHSHNHQPGWGHQRTWSTSVMPDRNSSFLQSSQSIASVPFDSSV, encoded by the exons ATGTCGTTTTTCAATAACATAAAGAAAGTGCTTCACATCGGTGGCAACGATGcgaaaaagaaaaaagtgtacAACAATGTGCGAATGGATTGTGACCCAGAGGAGTTCTGGGAAATGATCGGAGAATTGGGGGATGGGGCCTATGGAAAAGTATACAAAGCCCAACAGAAGCAGTCAGGCCAACTAGCCGCTGCCAAAATGTGTCGGTTAGAAGGTGACGATGATTTATCAGACTTTATGATTGAAATAGACATTTTGACGGAGTGTATACATCCTAATATAGTGCAGTTACATGAAGCATTCCTGAAAGAACAACAGTTATGGTTGTTGATAGAGTATTGTGACGGTGGAGCCATCGATAGTATAATGACGGAATTGGAAAAACCTTTGAATGAAAAGCAGATTGCATACGTGTGCCAAAATATGTGTGAAGGTTTACAGTTTTTACATAAATCCCATATCATTCACAGAGACTTAAAGGCTGGAAATGTCTTACTGACTATGGCTGGAGGTGTCAAAATTG CCGATTTTGGGGTGTCAGCGAAGAACAAGAGCACCCTCCAGAAGCACGACACTTTCATCGGCACGCCCTACTGGATGGCCCCAGAAGTTGTGATGTGCGAGACATTCCGTGACAATCCCTACGACTACAAGGTGGACATCTGGTCCATGGGCATCACGCTCATAGAGTTCGCGCAGATGGAACCGCCCAACCACGAGATGTCGCCCATGCGGGTGCTTCTGAAGATACAGAAGAGCGATCCGCCCAAGCTGAAATACCCGACCAATTGGTCGAAGGATTTCAACGATTTCGTGGCCAAGGCGCTGATCAAGGACCCGCAGAAGAGGCCGACGTGCGAGGATCTGTTGAAACATCCCTTCATAAATTGCAGGTTGGACGCCAAGCCGATCAAAGATCTGTTGTTGGAGTACAAGGCCGAAGTAGTGGAGGAAGAAGTGACCGACGATGATCCTGAC GACAACCGGGCCTCCCAACTTCCTCTGGTATTGGAAGATGATGCATCGGTGAGGTTGAGGGCTGACAGTATCAACCAGAAAG TTCCAGAAGTTCGTTCTGTAGAACCGATTCCAACCGGAGATAAACCGGCGAAACCTGCATCTGAAGCTTCATCGGCTGAAGCAATCCAACCAGCACCAGAAAAGAAACAG GTCAAAAAAGATGAAGAGCCGAGGAGGCTATCGAGGGACAAAGGACCGGCCCCGTTGCCGCCTCTACCCAAGGAATCGCCTCAGGAACCCAAGGCGGAGAAGGAGAGCGCCCCTCCTCCGCCACCCCCGCCTCCAATCGTGATACCTGCTTTACCTACGCCTCCGTCCTCCCCCATGACCCCTCCCCCAACCCCGCCCAACGAAGCGTTGCCGCAGCAACCTTTGCCGGGCGCTGCGCCGGCGGCCGAAAGGATAGAGGAGCAGGCGCAGCCGCAGCCGCCCGATCAGTTGGAGATAGAAGACGTTGCCAATATCCCGCTGCCTCCAAGCCTGTCCGGCGACAAGATCGACGCTACCGTCGGCGGATCGCCCAAGGGTGACTTCCAGAGGAGGCCGTCTTCGGATAGCGCCAAGGTCAGGAAGGCGGACACGGTCACGGTGAACAGCACGGCGTCGTCCGTGAAGAGTTTCGAGGTCGTTTCACCTTCGGAAAAGAGCCGGATGAACACGTCTACGATAACGATCAATTCGGATCCGCCGGATCTTTCCAACAGTCTGGCTTCCAATATAAGTCAG ATTACTGTAGTTACAACCCATCCGCCTGTGATAATAGACAATACTCAGTGTATATCCAGAACATCGACGTCGCCGAGCAACAACAGCGTGAGCGAGGTAGTCATAGTTGCCAACGAGACCAACAAGACCCACATCGAGTCGTCGTCGGACGACGAATGCTTCCCCTCTCTCGACTCCCTGGAGTACCCTCCTCCTAGTGAATTCCGCGACAACGGCGCCATCTCCAGGGCGAAGAAACTCGACGAGAGCGAGGTCCTGATCGTGGACAGCAGTTACCTGATAAACGATTCGGGCCTGGACGTGTCGGAGGACAACTCTCGTCTCTTGGACACCAGTCACGTGTCCGTTGTCAAGATTGACGAGAAGGAGGTGCAGGTGAAGGATTCCAAGTCGTACATGGAGGCCAAGGATGGGTTCCAGGGGTCCACCAGCGACCTCTCCAACACGTCCTCAG GAAAGACGAACAGCACAAAGAGCGACTACAGCGACGAGATCCGCAGCACGTCCATCATACTCGACGGTTCCCCCTCCACCCCGACCAGCACCCACAAGCTGAACGGTCAGGTGGTGCGTTCGGCCAGCCAGGACGAGGTGAGGAAGAAGAACAGCCTGAACGGCAAGCTCTATCACCAGGACACGTATGAGATAGCGCTGTCGGACAAATCTCATAGCGACTCGGGATCGTTGAGGAGCAACGATTCGCACAGGCGGCCTATATCAGGCGCCAGCAAGAGCATAGAGCAGTCGGATATTGAGAGCGTGTCCATCGCCAGCCACGAGAGCAAAGAGAGCAACAACAAGGACGGTGCTACCGAGGGAGAGGACGGAGAAGAAG GTTTGGTCGTACTCCGCAAGAGAACCCCGAAGACGAAAGAGTCGACGCTGAGCAATTTCAACAGAAAAACCAGGAAAAGGACGCGAAAATTCGTCATAGACGGCGTCGTCATAACGACGACCACGAGCAAGGTCATATATGGCGACGAGGAGACGTACAACTTCTCCAATCCGCTGACGGACAGGAAGCAGGAGCTCAGGGAACTGAAGTACCTGCAGAAGCAGGAACAGAAGCAGTTCCAGGACCTGGCGCTGAAGGAGAACCAGGCCATCGAGGCGCAGGACAAGAAGTTCGAGCAGGAACGGTTGTCCCTGGAGAAGCAGTACGAGGCCGAACTGGAGAATCTCAGCAGGCAGCAGCGGATTCAGATCGAGAAGGCCGAGGCCCAGCAGGACACCGACCTGAGGAACGCCTCGAAGAAGATCAGGGCGGACCAAGAGAGGGAGCTGAAACAGTTCAGGGACGGCCTGAAGCAGGAACTGAAGCTGCTGAAGGCGGAGATCGAGATGTTACCGAAGGAAAGTCGAAAAATGGAGTTTAAG ATACGTAAAGAAAAAATAGACGCCGAGCACGCCGAAAGAGAGAAACTATTCTTGGAGAAGCTGCACGAAAGCCACGAGTCATCCTTGAGGAGACTGAGCGATTCGCATCGGGAAAGAATTGCTCTTACAGAGAGGCAATTCCTTCAACAGAAGCAACAATTGATCCGGTCTCAGGAGGCTGCATTGTGGGAGATAGAAGAAAAGCAGATACACGAGAAACATCAG CTAATGAAGAGGCAGATCAAGGAAATTTTCATTCTACAAAGGCACCAGATGTTGACGAGGCACGAGAAAGAGAAGGAACAGATCAAGCGAAGGGCGGCCCGCAAAGAGGAGGAACTGCTCAAGAAGCAGGCGACCGAGAGGAGGTCCCTGCCTAAGAGGATACGTAACGAGATGAAGGCCAGGGAACTGATGTTCAGGGAATCGATGAGGATTTCCGTCTCCAACGCGGATCCGGAAGTCGAAAAGAACAAATTCAAAGAG TTCCAGGAGAAGGAGAAGAAGCGGTATCAGGCGGAACAGCAGAGGTTCGAGCTGAAGCACGCCAGACAGCTGGAGGAGCTGAGGGCGATGAGCGACGCCACCATCAAGGAGCTGGAACAGCTCCAGAACGAGAAACGGAAGATGTTGCTGGAGCACGAGACGCAGAAGCTGAAACAGAGGGAGGAGGCCTTCAGCAAGGAGCTGAGGGAGTGGAAGGCTCAGTTGAAACCAAGAAAATTG AAAGTCGAAGAGGCGGTACTTCGAGAAGTCGATAAGTGCAAATATACGATGTTCTTGCCGAGGATCTACCTAAGCGACATGCTTGGCGCATCGGACAGTTCCACCGACAACCTGCCCCCGTGCTCCGCCCCCTCCACCCCCTCCCATTCCCACAACCACCAGCCCGGCTGGGGCCATCAGCGGACCTGGAGCACGAGCGTCATGCCCGACAGGAACAGCTCCTTCCTGCAGTCCTCGCAGTCGATCGCCTCGGTACCCTTCGATTCCTCTGTATAG
- the LOC123319526 gene encoding serine/threonine-protein kinase 10 isoform X2, whose amino-acid sequence MSFFNNIKKVLHIGGNDAKKKKVYNNVRMDCDPEEFWEMIGELGDGAYGKVYKAQQKQSGQLAAAKMCRLEGDDDLSDFMIEIDILTECIHPNIVQLHEAFLKEQQLWLLIEYCDGGAIDSIMTELEKPLNEKQIAYVCQNMCEGLQFLHKSHIIHRDLKAGNVLLTMAGGVKIADFGVSAKNKSTLQKHDTFIGTPYWMAPEVVMCETFRDNPYDYKVDIWSMGITLIEFAQMEPPNHEMSPMRVLLKIQKSDPPKLKYPTNWSKDFNDFVAKALIKDPQKRPTCEDLLKHPFINCRLDAKPIKDLLLEYKAEVVEEEVTDDDPDDNRASQLPLVLEDDASVRLRADSINQKVPEVRSVEPIPTGDKPAKPASEASSAEAIQPAPEKKQVKKDEEPRRLSRDKGPAPLPPLPKESPQEPKAEKESAPPPPPPPPIVIPALPTPPSSPMTPPPTPPNEALPQQPLPGAAPAAERIEEQAQPQPPDQLEIEDVANIPLPPSLSGDKIDATVGGSPKGDFQRRPSSDSAKVRKADTVTVNSTASSVKSFEVVSPSEKSRMNTSTITINSDPPDLSNSLASNISQITVVTTHPPVIIDNTQCISRTSTSPSNNSVSEVVIVANETNKTHIESSSDDECFPSLDSLEYPPPSEFRDNGAISRAKKLDESEVLIVDSSYLINDSGLDVSEDNSRLLDTSHVSVVKIDEKEVQVKDSKSYMEAKDGFQGSTSDLSNTSSGKTNSTKSDYSDEIRSTSIILDGSPSTPTSTHKLNGQVVRSASQDEVRKKNSLNGKLYHQDTYEIALSDKSHSDSGSLRSNDSHRRPISGASKSIEQSDIESVSIASHESKESNNKDGATEGEDGEEGLVVLRKRTPKTKESTLSNFNRKTRKRTRKFVIDGVVITTTTSKVIYGDEETYNFSNPLTDRKQELRELKYLQKQEQKQFQDLALKENQAIEAQDKKFEQERLSLEKQYEAELENLSRQQRIQIEKAEAQQDTDLRNASKKIRADQERELKQFRDGLKQELKLLKAEIEMLPKESRKMEFKIRKEKIDAEHAEREKLFLEKLHESHESSLRRLSDSHRERIALTERQFLQQKQQLIRSQEAALWEIEEKQIHEKHQLMKRQIKEIFILQRHQMLTRHEKEKEQIKRRAARKEEELLKKQATERRSLPKRIRNEMKARELMFRESMRISVSNADPEVEKNKFKEFQEKEKKRYQAEQQRFELKHARQLEELRAMSDATIKELEQLQNEKRKMLLEHETQKLKQREEAFSKELREWKAQLKPRKLKLEETFSQQMEEQERVFGPVGPISYPHDFTENSQESRFNNMGSTRSSLSSMSEGY is encoded by the exons ATGTCGTTTTTCAATAACATAAAGAAAGTGCTTCACATCGGTGGCAACGATGcgaaaaagaaaaaagtgtacAACAATGTGCGAATGGATTGTGACCCAGAGGAGTTCTGGGAAATGATCGGAGAATTGGGGGATGGGGCCTATGGAAAAGTATACAAAGCCCAACAGAAGCAGTCAGGCCAACTAGCCGCTGCCAAAATGTGTCGGTTAGAAGGTGACGATGATTTATCAGACTTTATGATTGAAATAGACATTTTGACGGAGTGTATACATCCTAATATAGTGCAGTTACATGAAGCATTCCTGAAAGAACAACAGTTATGGTTGTTGATAGAGTATTGTGACGGTGGAGCCATCGATAGTATAATGACGGAATTGGAAAAACCTTTGAATGAAAAGCAGATTGCATACGTGTGCCAAAATATGTGTGAAGGTTTACAGTTTTTACATAAATCCCATATCATTCACAGAGACTTAAAGGCTGGAAATGTCTTACTGACTATGGCTGGAGGTGTCAAAATTG CCGATTTTGGGGTGTCAGCGAAGAACAAGAGCACCCTCCAGAAGCACGACACTTTCATCGGCACGCCCTACTGGATGGCCCCAGAAGTTGTGATGTGCGAGACATTCCGTGACAATCCCTACGACTACAAGGTGGACATCTGGTCCATGGGCATCACGCTCATAGAGTTCGCGCAGATGGAACCGCCCAACCACGAGATGTCGCCCATGCGGGTGCTTCTGAAGATACAGAAGAGCGATCCGCCCAAGCTGAAATACCCGACCAATTGGTCGAAGGATTTCAACGATTTCGTGGCCAAGGCGCTGATCAAGGACCCGCAGAAGAGGCCGACGTGCGAGGATCTGTTGAAACATCCCTTCATAAATTGCAGGTTGGACGCCAAGCCGATCAAAGATCTGTTGTTGGAGTACAAGGCCGAAGTAGTGGAGGAAGAAGTGACCGACGATGATCCTGAC GACAACCGGGCCTCCCAACTTCCTCTGGTATTGGAAGATGATGCATCGGTGAGGTTGAGGGCTGACAGTATCAACCAGAAAG TTCCAGAAGTTCGTTCTGTAGAACCGATTCCAACCGGAGATAAACCGGCGAAACCTGCATCTGAAGCTTCATCGGCTGAAGCAATCCAACCAGCACCAGAAAAGAAACAG GTCAAAAAAGATGAAGAGCCGAGGAGGCTATCGAGGGACAAAGGACCGGCCCCGTTGCCGCCTCTACCCAAGGAATCGCCTCAGGAACCCAAGGCGGAGAAGGAGAGCGCCCCTCCTCCGCCACCCCCGCCTCCAATCGTGATACCTGCTTTACCTACGCCTCCGTCCTCCCCCATGACCCCTCCCCCAACCCCGCCCAACGAAGCGTTGCCGCAGCAACCTTTGCCGGGCGCTGCGCCGGCGGCCGAAAGGATAGAGGAGCAGGCGCAGCCGCAGCCGCCCGATCAGTTGGAGATAGAAGACGTTGCCAATATCCCGCTGCCTCCAAGCCTGTCCGGCGACAAGATCGACGCTACCGTCGGCGGATCGCCCAAGGGTGACTTCCAGAGGAGGCCGTCTTCGGATAGCGCCAAGGTCAGGAAGGCGGACACGGTCACGGTGAACAGCACGGCGTCGTCCGTGAAGAGTTTCGAGGTCGTTTCACCTTCGGAAAAGAGCCGGATGAACACGTCTACGATAACGATCAATTCGGATCCGCCGGATCTTTCCAACAGTCTGGCTTCCAATATAAGTCAG ATTACTGTAGTTACAACCCATCCGCCTGTGATAATAGACAATACTCAGTGTATATCCAGAACATCGACGTCGCCGAGCAACAACAGCGTGAGCGAGGTAGTCATAGTTGCCAACGAGACCAACAAGACCCACATCGAGTCGTCGTCGGACGACGAATGCTTCCCCTCTCTCGACTCCCTGGAGTACCCTCCTCCTAGTGAATTCCGCGACAACGGCGCCATCTCCAGGGCGAAGAAACTCGACGAGAGCGAGGTCCTGATCGTGGACAGCAGTTACCTGATAAACGATTCGGGCCTGGACGTGTCGGAGGACAACTCTCGTCTCTTGGACACCAGTCACGTGTCCGTTGTCAAGATTGACGAGAAGGAGGTGCAGGTGAAGGATTCCAAGTCGTACATGGAGGCCAAGGATGGGTTCCAGGGGTCCACCAGCGACCTCTCCAACACGTCCTCAG GAAAGACGAACAGCACAAAGAGCGACTACAGCGACGAGATCCGCAGCACGTCCATCATACTCGACGGTTCCCCCTCCACCCCGACCAGCACCCACAAGCTGAACGGTCAGGTGGTGCGTTCGGCCAGCCAGGACGAGGTGAGGAAGAAGAACAGCCTGAACGGCAAGCTCTATCACCAGGACACGTATGAGATAGCGCTGTCGGACAAATCTCATAGCGACTCGGGATCGTTGAGGAGCAACGATTCGCACAGGCGGCCTATATCAGGCGCCAGCAAGAGCATAGAGCAGTCGGATATTGAGAGCGTGTCCATCGCCAGCCACGAGAGCAAAGAGAGCAACAACAAGGACGGTGCTACCGAGGGAGAGGACGGAGAAGAAG GTTTGGTCGTACTCCGCAAGAGAACCCCGAAGACGAAAGAGTCGACGCTGAGCAATTTCAACAGAAAAACCAGGAAAAGGACGCGAAAATTCGTCATAGACGGCGTCGTCATAACGACGACCACGAGCAAGGTCATATATGGCGACGAGGAGACGTACAACTTCTCCAATCCGCTGACGGACAGGAAGCAGGAGCTCAGGGAACTGAAGTACCTGCAGAAGCAGGAACAGAAGCAGTTCCAGGACCTGGCGCTGAAGGAGAACCAGGCCATCGAGGCGCAGGACAAGAAGTTCGAGCAGGAACGGTTGTCCCTGGAGAAGCAGTACGAGGCCGAACTGGAGAATCTCAGCAGGCAGCAGCGGATTCAGATCGAGAAGGCCGAGGCCCAGCAGGACACCGACCTGAGGAACGCCTCGAAGAAGATCAGGGCGGACCAAGAGAGGGAGCTGAAACAGTTCAGGGACGGCCTGAAGCAGGAACTGAAGCTGCTGAAGGCGGAGATCGAGATGTTACCGAAGGAAAGTCGAAAAATGGAGTTTAAG ATACGTAAAGAAAAAATAGACGCCGAGCACGCCGAAAGAGAGAAACTATTCTTGGAGAAGCTGCACGAAAGCCACGAGTCATCCTTGAGGAGACTGAGCGATTCGCATCGGGAAAGAATTGCTCTTACAGAGAGGCAATTCCTTCAACAGAAGCAACAATTGATCCGGTCTCAGGAGGCTGCATTGTGGGAGATAGAAGAAAAGCAGATACACGAGAAACATCAG CTAATGAAGAGGCAGATCAAGGAAATTTTCATTCTACAAAGGCACCAGATGTTGACGAGGCACGAGAAAGAGAAGGAACAGATCAAGCGAAGGGCGGCCCGCAAAGAGGAGGAACTGCTCAAGAAGCAGGCGACCGAGAGGAGGTCCCTGCCTAAGAGGATACGTAACGAGATGAAGGCCAGGGAACTGATGTTCAGGGAATCGATGAGGATTTCCGTCTCCAACGCGGATCCGGAAGTCGAAAAGAACAAATTCAAAGAG TTCCAGGAGAAGGAGAAGAAGCGGTATCAGGCGGAACAGCAGAGGTTCGAGCTGAAGCACGCCAGACAGCTGGAGGAGCTGAGGGCGATGAGCGACGCCACCATCAAGGAGCTGGAACAGCTCCAGAACGAGAAACGGAAGATGTTGCTGGAGCACGAGACGCAGAAGCTGAAACAGAGGGAGGAGGCCTTCAGCAAGGAGCTGAGGGAGTGGAAGGCTCAGTTGAAACCAAGAAAATTG